From a region of the Primulina eburnea isolate SZY01 chromosome 7, ASM2296580v1, whole genome shotgun sequence genome:
- the LOC140836240 gene encoding mitochondrial import receptor subunit TOM20-like isoform X3, which yields MDMSSDFDRLLFFEHARRTAEATYAKNPLDTDNLTRWGGVLLELAQFQSGPESKKMVLDAISKLEEALDVDPRKHDTLWALGNAYTSNAFLFPDLDEARPYFDKAALYYEQAVELEPSNELYKKSLEVAVKAPELHVEFHKHGFSQQAMGPGPSASTNTKQTKKAKTSDLKYDIFGWVILAVGIVAWVGFAKSNVPSPPPR from the exons ATGGATATGTCTAGCGATTTCGATCGTCTCCTCTTCTTTGAGCACGCTCGTAGAACTGCTGAAGCTACCTACGCCAAAAATCCTCTTGATACTGAT AATTTGACTAGATGGGGCGGGGTGTTACTGGAGTTAGCGCAGTTTCAGAGCGGTCCGGAGTCCAAGAAGATGGTTCTAG ATGCTATATCCAAGTTGGAGGAGGCACTGGATGTTGATCCAAGAAAGCATGATACCCTTTGGGCCCTTGGGAATGCATATACATCCAATGCATTTCTTTTTCCAGATCTCGATGAGGCCAGGCCTTACTTTGATAAGGCGGCTCTGTACTATGAGCAAGCAGTGGAACTG GAGCCATCAAACGAGCTTTACAAGAAATCTTTAGAAGTAGCGGTAAAG GCTCCTGAGTTACATGTGGAATTCCACAAGCATGGTTTCTCTCAGCAGGCCATGGGACCAGGCCCTTCTGCATCTACCAACACAAAG CAGACAAAAAAGGCTAAAACTAGTGATctcaaatatgatatttttggaTGGGTAATTCTTGCGGTTGGCATTGTTGCGTGGGTGGGATTTGCCAAATCTAATGTTCCCTCACCTCCTCCAAGATAA
- the LOC140836240 gene encoding mitochondrial import receptor subunit TOM20-like isoform X2: MDMSSDFDRLLFFEHARRTAEATYAKNPLDTDNLTRWGGVLLELAQFQSGPESKKMVLDAISKLEEALDVDPRKHDTLWALGNAYTSNAFLFPDLDEARPYFDKAALYYEQAVELEPSNELYKKSLEVAVKAPELHVEFHKHGFSQQAMGPGPSASTNTKQQTKKAKTSDLKYDIFGWVILAVGIVAWVGFAKSNVPSPPPR; encoded by the exons ATGGATATGTCTAGCGATTTCGATCGTCTCCTCTTCTTTGAGCACGCTCGTAGAACTGCTGAAGCTACCTACGCCAAAAATCCTCTTGATACTGAT AATTTGACTAGATGGGGCGGGGTGTTACTGGAGTTAGCGCAGTTTCAGAGCGGTCCGGAGTCCAAGAAGATGGTTCTAG ATGCTATATCCAAGTTGGAGGAGGCACTGGATGTTGATCCAAGAAAGCATGATACCCTTTGGGCCCTTGGGAATGCATATACATCCAATGCATTTCTTTTTCCAGATCTCGATGAGGCCAGGCCTTACTTTGATAAGGCGGCTCTGTACTATGAGCAAGCAGTGGAACTG GAGCCATCAAACGAGCTTTACAAGAAATCTTTAGAAGTAGCGGTAAAG GCTCCTGAGTTACATGTGGAATTCCACAAGCATGGTTTCTCTCAGCAGGCCATGGGACCAGGCCCTTCTGCATCTACCAACACAAAG CAGCAGACAAAAAAGGCTAAAACTAGTGATctcaaatatgatatttttggaTGGGTAATTCTTGCGGTTGGCATTGTTGCGTGGGTGGGATTTGCCAAATCTAATGTTCCCTCACCTCCTCCAAGATAA
- the LOC140836240 gene encoding mitochondrial import receptor subunit TOM20-like isoform X4 — protein sequence MDMSSDFDRLLFFEHARRTAEATYAKNPLDTDNLTRWGGVLLELAQFQSGPESKKMVLDAISKLEEALDVDPRKHDTLWALGNAYTSNAFLFPDLDEARPYFDKAALYYEQAVELEPSNELYKKSLEVAVKAPELHVEFHKHGFSQQAMGPGPSASTNTKTKKAKTSDLKYDIFGWVILAVGIVAWVGFAKSNVPSPPPR from the exons ATGGATATGTCTAGCGATTTCGATCGTCTCCTCTTCTTTGAGCACGCTCGTAGAACTGCTGAAGCTACCTACGCCAAAAATCCTCTTGATACTGAT AATTTGACTAGATGGGGCGGGGTGTTACTGGAGTTAGCGCAGTTTCAGAGCGGTCCGGAGTCCAAGAAGATGGTTCTAG ATGCTATATCCAAGTTGGAGGAGGCACTGGATGTTGATCCAAGAAAGCATGATACCCTTTGGGCCCTTGGGAATGCATATACATCCAATGCATTTCTTTTTCCAGATCTCGATGAGGCCAGGCCTTACTTTGATAAGGCGGCTCTGTACTATGAGCAAGCAGTGGAACTG GAGCCATCAAACGAGCTTTACAAGAAATCTTTAGAAGTAGCGGTAAAG GCTCCTGAGTTACATGTGGAATTCCACAAGCATGGTTTCTCTCAGCAGGCCATGGGACCAGGCCCTTCTGCATCTACCAACACAAAG ACAAAAAAGGCTAAAACTAGTGATctcaaatatgatatttttggaTGGGTAATTCTTGCGGTTGGCATTGTTGCGTGGGTGGGATTTGCCAAATCTAATGTTCCCTCACCTCCTCCAAGATAA
- the LOC140836240 gene encoding mitochondrial import receptor subunit TOM20-like isoform X1, which produces MDMSSDFDRLLFFEHARRTAEATYAKNPLDTDNLTRWGGVLLELAQFQSGPESKKMVLDAISKLEEALDVDPRKHDTLWALGNAYTSNAFLFPDLDEARPYFDKAALYYEQAVELEPSNELYKKSLEVAVKAPELHVEFHKHGFSQQAMGPGPSASTNTKPLPVSLSPLCLPGQHLTSLKPHTLLPTLRPLSSLLPLACNCCLDCFSIRLRFVYSL; this is translated from the exons ATGGATATGTCTAGCGATTTCGATCGTCTCCTCTTCTTTGAGCACGCTCGTAGAACTGCTGAAGCTACCTACGCCAAAAATCCTCTTGATACTGAT AATTTGACTAGATGGGGCGGGGTGTTACTGGAGTTAGCGCAGTTTCAGAGCGGTCCGGAGTCCAAGAAGATGGTTCTAG ATGCTATATCCAAGTTGGAGGAGGCACTGGATGTTGATCCAAGAAAGCATGATACCCTTTGGGCCCTTGGGAATGCATATACATCCAATGCATTTCTTTTTCCAGATCTCGATGAGGCCAGGCCTTACTTTGATAAGGCGGCTCTGTACTATGAGCAAGCAGTGGAACTG GAGCCATCAAACGAGCTTTACAAGAAATCTTTAGAAGTAGCGGTAAAG GCTCCTGAGTTACATGTGGAATTCCACAAGCATGGTTTCTCTCAGCAGGCCATGGGACCAGGCCCTTCTGCATCTACCAACACAAAG CCACTACCAGTCAGTCTCTCCCCCTTGTGTCTGCCTGGCCAGCATTTGACATCTCTGAAGCCACATACCTTGTTACCCACACTTAGACCTCTTTCAAGCCTACTTCCACTTGCATGTAACTGTTGCTTGGACTGCTTCTCCATACGTCTACGATTTGTATATTCATTGTGA